From a single Stackebrandtia endophytica genomic region:
- a CDS encoding ABC transporter permease, whose amino-acid sequence MTTIAVAETAESSALHGFWTRSRKAGIALAILGIGVVLIGVFGVASGAEAVVRFNLTFPDLDAALPAKQVVIGLGLLCAAIGVALAITERRWFSLWVGVAVGAMTLGLLLWAIARPGNVLQIDTVLKGTVLLALPLIFGSLSGVLCERSGVINVGIEGQFLAGAFTGALVSTITGNAWIGILAACVAGALVTFILAALAVRYMVDQVVLGVVLNLLVLGLTGFLFDRVMKENESATNLAVRIPEWKIPLLSEIPGIGPALFNQNIFAYLAMVLVPTIYILLFHSKWGLRTRAVGEHPAAADTVGIKVNSLRFRNVLIAGLVSGLGGAFLTIGESLPFSENMTDGKGFIALAVLIVGRWNPIGALFGALLFGFTMQIEQFLASVPGGSPVPSDFLRMLPYLVTIVAVAGLIGRVRAPAADGKPYIKS is encoded by the coding sequence GTGACCACGATCGCTGTCGCTGAAACCGCTGAATCATCGGCGCTGCACGGGTTTTGGACCCGTTCCCGCAAGGCCGGCATCGCTTTGGCGATTCTCGGCATCGGGGTTGTCCTGATCGGAGTGTTCGGGGTCGCCTCCGGCGCCGAAGCCGTCGTGCGGTTCAACCTCACCTTCCCCGACCTGGACGCGGCACTGCCCGCCAAGCAGGTCGTCATCGGCCTGGGTTTGCTGTGTGCCGCAATTGGTGTGGCGCTGGCCATCACCGAGCGTCGGTGGTTCAGCCTGTGGGTGGGTGTCGCGGTCGGTGCGATGACACTGGGTTTGCTGCTGTGGGCCATCGCGCGCCCTGGCAACGTTCTCCAGATCGACACCGTCCTCAAGGGAACGGTACTCCTGGCGCTGCCCCTGATCTTCGGTTCGCTCTCCGGTGTCCTGTGTGAGCGGTCCGGCGTCATCAACGTCGGTATCGAGGGCCAGTTCCTCGCCGGGGCGTTCACCGGTGCGCTGGTGAGCACCATCACCGGCAACGCCTGGATCGGCATCCTGGCCGCGTGTGTGGCGGGTGCCCTGGTGACCTTCATCCTGGCGGCGCTGGCCGTCCGGTACATGGTCGACCAGGTCGTTCTCGGTGTGGTCTTGAACCTGCTCGTCCTGGGCCTCACCGGGTTCCTGTTCGACCGGGTCATGAAGGAGAACGAGTCGGCCACCAACCTGGCGGTTCGGATTCCGGAGTGGAAGATCCCGCTGCTGAGTGAGATCCCCGGTATCGGCCCGGCGTTGTTCAACCAGAACATCTTCGCCTACCTGGCGATGGTCCTGGTTCCGACGATCTACATCCTGCTGTTCCACAGCAAGTGGGGCCTGCGCACCCGCGCGGTCGGGGAGCACCCCGCCGCGGCCGACACCGTCGGAATCAAGGTCAACTCGCTGCGGTTCCGCAACGTGTTGATCGCGGGTCTGGTGTCGGGTCTGGGCGGTGCGTTCCTCACCATCGGTGAATCACTTCCGTTCAGCGAGAACATGACCGACGGAAAGGGCTTCATCGCCCTGGCGGTGTTGATCGTCGGACGGTGGAATCCGATCGGTGCGCTGTTCGGTGCGCTGTTGTTCGGGTTCACGATGCAGATCGAGCAGTTCCTGGCCTCGGTGCCGGGTGGCTCGCCGGTTCCGTCGGACTTCCTGCGGATGCTGCCCTATCTGGTCACGATCGTGGCCGTGGCCGGGCTGATCGGACGGGTGCGCGCACCCGCCGCCGACGGCAAGCCGTACATCAAGTCGTAA
- a CDS encoding ABC transporter permease produces the protein MTDVNDSGRSEEERDPEKQAAATETEASSSAETPDTDSELQQADAEVKEAEERRQRGFVSSFFGFVTTANTFMVTVYSFLMAMVIGAVLIIVSDPVVRGTFTYFFSQPGDALSASWNAVSSAYAGLFSGAILNFETLGEYLDGETALGRVLAPISETLTYSAPLILAGLAVGLAFRAGLFNIGAQGQVIMGTVGAAIVGFGLGLPMWLHLPLALLGGALAGALFGAVPGALKAWTGAHEVITSIMLNYVALAALGWIIGTKFVKDPDPDKRYAISKAADETAILPRLSDVFGINESGLRANIGILIAIAAGLAVAWLLSKSTLGYRMRAVGLNADASRTAGMSVPNTYITTMGLAGGLAGLAGAVTVLGISPYALTHGVAGQIGFDGITVALLGRAKPGGVIAAGLLFGAMRAGASTMQSIIPIDMVTLLQALIVIFIAAPALVKAMLRLKVPAGGLATSTAKGW, from the coding sequence GTGACTGACGTCAACGATTCCGGACGTTCCGAGGAAGAACGCGACCCCGAGAAGCAGGCTGCGGCAACCGAAACCGAGGCGAGTTCCTCGGCCGAGACCCCCGATACCGATTCGGAGTTGCAGCAGGCGGACGCCGAGGTGAAGGAGGCCGAGGAGCGCCGGCAGCGCGGCTTCGTCTCCAGCTTCTTCGGCTTCGTCACCACCGCGAACACCTTCATGGTGACGGTGTACTCGTTCCTGATGGCCATGGTCATCGGTGCGGTGTTGATCATCGTCAGCGATCCGGTGGTTCGCGGCACGTTCACCTACTTCTTCTCCCAGCCCGGCGACGCGTTGTCGGCCTCGTGGAATGCGGTGTCCAGTGCTTACGCCGGACTGTTCTCCGGCGCGATCTTGAACTTCGAGACCCTCGGCGAGTACCTGGACGGCGAGACTGCGCTCGGCCGGGTGCTGGCGCCGATCTCGGAGACCCTGACCTATTCGGCGCCGCTGATCCTGGCGGGTCTGGCCGTTGGTCTGGCGTTCAGAGCGGGTCTGTTCAACATCGGTGCCCAGGGCCAGGTCATCATGGGAACCGTCGGCGCGGCGATCGTGGGCTTCGGCCTGGGGCTGCCGATGTGGCTGCACCTGCCGCTGGCGCTGTTGGGCGGTGCGCTGGCCGGTGCGCTGTTCGGTGCGGTGCCGGGTGCGTTGAAAGCCTGGACCGGCGCGCACGAGGTCATCACCTCGATCATGTTGAACTATGTGGCGTTGGCGGCCTTGGGCTGGATCATCGGCACCAAGTTCGTCAAGGACCCCGACCCGGACAAGCGCTACGCGATCTCCAAGGCCGCCGACGAGACGGCGATCCTGCCGCGGCTGTCGGATGTGTTCGGGATCAACGAGAGCGGGCTGAGAGCCAACATCGGCATCTTGATCGCGATCGCGGCCGGATTGGCCGTGGCGTGGTTGCTGTCGAAGTCCACGCTGGGATACCGCATGCGGGCGGTCGGCCTCAACGCCGACGCCTCCCGCACCGCCGGTATGTCGGTGCCCAACACCTACATCACCACGATGGGGTTGGCCGGAGGTCTGGCGGGACTGGCGGGCGCGGTCACCGTGCTGGGCATCAGTCCGTACGCCCTGACCCACGGTGTGGCCGGCCAGATCGGTTTCGACGGCATCACCGTCGCGTTGTTGGGCCGGGCCAAACCGGGTGGAGTGATCGCCGCGGGGCTGTTGTTCGGCGCGATGCGCGCCGGGGCCAGCACGATGCAGTCGATCATCCCGATCGACATGGTCACGTTGCTACAGGCGTTGATCGTCATCTTCATCGCCGCACCGGCACTGGTCAAGGCGATGCTGCGTTTGAAGGTGCCGGCCGGCGGCCTGGCCACCTCGACTGCGAAGGGTTGGTGA